From a region of the Tachypleus tridentatus isolate NWPU-2018 chromosome 1, ASM421037v1, whole genome shotgun sequence genome:
- the LOC143231595 gene encoding anoctamin-4-like isoform X2 has product MSLWAVIFLELWKKYLEIITHHWDMTSFDTLEEHPRLEYLAKLSTLKKRKVNLLQG; this is encoded by the exons atgtcactctggg ctgtaatatttcttgaattgtGGAAAAAGTATTTGGAAATAATTACCCACCACTGGGATATGACTAGTTTTGATACTTTAGAG GAACATCCAAGGCTAGAATATTTAGCTAAGTTATCAACATTAAAGAAAAGgaaagtaaatttattacaaGGGTAA